The genomic segment ACCTTCATGGTAGTAATATATACTGCAAGCTACCCATTATAACAGGATTTGTGCCCCCTGTAAAGGGGGGTTTAGCCCTCCTTTGTGGACGGGGCCTCTATTGGTTTTTGCCTTTCAGCCGGTAGGTGATTCTCCCCTTAGTCAGGTCATAGGGGGTGAGTTCCACCTTGACTCGGTCTCCGGGGAGGATTTTAATGTAGTTGCGGCGAATTTTGCCAGCAATATGGGCTAATACATTAAAACCATTATCCAAGTCTACCCTAAACATAGCGTTAGGAAGAGACTCGGTGACCGTGCCTTCCATTTCAATAAGGTCTTTTTTAGACATAAACAACCCCTCTGTCTCAGTCTTCTACAATAGCCGTCGTTGTCAATGTTACCAAAATTTACATTGATTTGACACGGTAACAATTTGGACTGGGACTAAGACTGAGCCGACTTGATGAGGGATTCAATTTCGTTGGTTATTTCTGCTGGTGGTCGATTCCCGTTTACAGTTTTCAAAAGGCCTACATTTTTATAATATTCGACAAGGGGGGCTGTTTGCTCTCTGTACACACCCAGACGGTGACGGATGGTCTGTTCCGTGTCGTCTTTTCTGCCACGGGCTAGTAGTCGTTGGAGGATGACCTCGTCGGGTACGTCCAGATTGATGACCAGGTGGCAGGGTTGCTGAATTTTGGCCAGCAACTGGGCCAGGAATTCCGCCTGGGCGACATTGCGGGGGAAGCCATCCAAGACCCATCCCTGTTTTGCTTTTTCCCCCTGCAAAGTCTCGGATATCAAGTCTAGGATTAGGTCATCTGGCACAAGATCCCCCTTGTCCACATAGGTTTTTGCCTTTAGTCCCAAAGGGGTTCCCTGGGCTATGGCATTTCTCAAAATGTCACCTGTTGAAATATGAAGTATTCCAAATCTCTCTGCTATCAGTTGCCCCTGGGTGCCCTTGCCAGCCCCGGGTGGGCCTAGAAAGATCACTCTTGCCATGATTTTCTCTATAGAGAGTTACATTAATAGTTACTGCTTAACCATGCCCTCATAACGTTGGGAGATGACGTAGGTTTGTACCTGTTTAGCAGTGTCAATGGCCACACCTACTAGGATGAGTAGGGAAGTAGCACCAAAACCCTGAAAAGTGGTCACACCAGTTGCTTTTTCCACAAAGGTGGGAACGGTAGCCACCACAGTCAGGAAGATTGCCCCGAGGAAGGTAAGGCGATTCAATACCCCCTCCAGATAGGCTACAGTGGCCTTACCCGGACGTATTCCAGGAATACTGGCTCCTATTTTTTTCAGGTTGTCGGCAATGTCCTCCGGATTG from the Geminocystis sp. M7585_C2015_104 genome contains:
- a CDS encoding adenylate kinase, producing MARVIFLGPPGAGKGTQGQLIAERFGILHISTGDILRNAIAQGTPLGLKAKTYVDKGDLVPDDLILDLISETLQGEKAKQGWVLDGFPRNVAQAEFLAQLLAKIQQPCHLVINLDVPDEVILQRLLARGRKDDTEQTIRHRLGVYREQTAPLVEYYKNVGLLKTVNGNRPPAEITNEIESLIKSAQS
- the infA gene encoding translation initiation factor IF-1, with the translated sequence MSKKDLIEMEGTVTESLPNAMFRVDLDNGFNVLAHIAGKIRRNYIKILPGDRVKVELTPYDLTKGRITYRLKGKNQ